A stretch of the Sphingobacterium thalpophilum genome encodes the following:
- a CDS encoding RagB/SusD family nutrient uptake outer membrane protein: protein MKLTTNTYKLLGLLILLSLAACQKDYLDRPSEDQVEAPYFFNTAKDLEVATNDFYTFLPNESWYTNDGSSDNMIPLTVADRIKGNRTVPVGSGSGGWSWSQLRKINYFLANYHKVPDAAAQKKYSGIARFFRANFYYDKVKTFGDVPWYGKVLSAKDEDLFKARDSRQLVMDSIMADLDYAIENIPAEKQLNLITKYTALLLKARVALFEGTFRKYHQIAGHEKFLNEAVSASAELMNSGAYTLYSQGGADQAYRNLFARNNQDQVETILAIDFELGMRVHGLGYSFTSATSGAYGIAKDMINSYLMKDGSRFTDRSGYKTMEFYQEMQNRDPRLTQTTAGPDFRANGETANEPVNLTITTTGYRLIKALPDKLQWGVSASYFDVILFRYAEALLIHAEAKAELGTISQSDLDLTVNKLRSRAGMPMLSLAEANANPDPYLLAMYPNVDAGAFRGVLLEIRRERRIELFNEGQRWDDLMRWKAGSKLNQPIVGVYFPGVGAYDFTGDGKADVYVHTGNTSGAPGTVTTLININQRTLWDPISNTQNANKGSLDPFYQRGKFDEKRDYYAPIPIEDIQLNPNLKQNPEWEKLYR from the coding sequence ATGAAACTTACAACAAACACCTATAAACTACTTGGTCTGTTGATCTTACTATCGCTGGCAGCTTGTCAGAAAGATTATTTGGACCGTCCTTCGGAGGACCAGGTGGAAGCACCCTATTTTTTCAATACAGCAAAGGATCTGGAGGTTGCCACCAATGATTTTTACACCTTTCTGCCCAATGAATCCTGGTATACAAACGATGGGAGTTCGGACAATATGATCCCCCTCACGGTGGCCGACCGGATCAAGGGCAATCGAACTGTCCCCGTGGGAAGCGGCTCGGGCGGTTGGTCCTGGAGCCAGTTGCGCAAGATCAATTATTTTCTGGCCAACTATCATAAAGTTCCCGACGCTGCGGCACAAAAAAAATACAGTGGCATAGCCCGTTTTTTTAGAGCAAATTTTTATTACGATAAGGTGAAAACTTTTGGTGACGTACCTTGGTATGGAAAGGTGCTGAGCGCCAAAGATGAAGACCTTTTCAAGGCCAGGGACTCACGGCAGCTGGTGATGGATTCCATTATGGCTGACCTGGACTATGCGATCGAAAATATACCAGCCGAAAAACAGCTTAACTTGATCACCAAATACACGGCACTGCTGCTGAAAGCCAGGGTGGCGCTCTTTGAAGGAACATTTAGAAAATACCATCAGATCGCGGGACATGAAAAGTTCCTGAATGAGGCGGTCAGCGCATCGGCCGAACTGATGAATAGTGGAGCCTATACCTTGTACAGCCAGGGGGGAGCAGATCAAGCCTATCGGAATCTGTTCGCCCGCAATAATCAGGATCAGGTGGAGACTATTCTTGCCATTGATTTTGAACTGGGTATGCGTGTTCATGGCCTTGGCTATTCCTTTACCTCAGCAACTTCAGGAGCCTACGGTATCGCCAAAGATATGATCAATAGCTATCTGATGAAGGATGGGAGCCGCTTTACCGATAGATCGGGTTACAAGACCATGGAGTTCTATCAGGAAATGCAAAATAGAGATCCAAGGCTTACACAGACAACTGCAGGGCCAGACTTCCGTGCTAATGGAGAAACAGCAAATGAGCCTGTCAACTTGACGATCACCACGACAGGCTACCGTCTGATCAAGGCGTTGCCTGATAAATTGCAATGGGGCGTATCGGCCTCCTATTTTGATGTCATCTTATTCCGTTATGCGGAGGCACTGCTGATCCATGCCGAAGCGAAAGCCGAACTTGGGACCATCAGCCAAAGTGACCTCGACCTGACGGTCAATAAGCTGCGTAGCCGTGCGGGCATGCCGATGCTATCCCTCGCTGAAGCGAATGCTAACCCCGATCCTTATTTGCTGGCCATGTATCCCAATGTCGATGCTGGTGCATTCAGGGGCGTTCTGCTGGAAATACGGCGCGAAAGACGGATCGAATTGTTCAACGAAGGGCAGCGCTGGGATGACTTAATGCGCTGGAAGGCCGGATCTAAACTCAATCAGCCTATTGTCGGGGTTTATTTTCCCGGCGTTGGAGCCTATGATTTTACAGGGGATGGCAAGGCCGATGTGTATGTCCATACAGGCAATACATCAGGTGCACCGGGTACGGTGACCACATTGATCAATATCAATCAGCGGACACTTTGGGACCCTATTTCAAATACCCAGAACGCCAATAAAGGCTCACTTGATCCCTTTTATCAACGGGGTAAGTTTGATGAAAAACGCGATTACTATGCACCGATCCCGATTGAAGATATCCAGTTAAACCCAAATTTGAAACAAAATCCTGAATGGGAGAAATTATACCGATAA
- a CDS encoding TonB-dependent receptor, with amino-acid sequence MKLSLAIPLLFAANLQLHAFSFGQTVNLKRNNVKVSAVLKELQKQSGYNIFYNESLIAKDDRISVSYHNISFEEALKDLLAQLQLSYVKADKNIVLNKRTDQAVGQASATEAPQLYPVKGFVKDEQGRPLDNVTISEKGKKEKTLSREDGSFQIQVSSRDAILVFTMVGYEPLEMALAQQSTLHVTMKPAINAMEEVVVVGYGVQKKANLTGAVSQVNADDIALRPSANIAGTLQGLMPGLNIQLNNGDPSKTPDINVRGFNSINEGGPLVLIDGIEGNITRVNPNDIESVSVLKDAASAAIYGARGAFGVILVTTKKGKAGTVKVDYVNNFAWTTPASRTDYISDPYVYGKTVDAALYGYNGSSYTRYNAMDWEAIKMVAAGEIAPFHEKQADGTYKFFYKTNWWDYLFKKYQPSNFHNIAISGGSEKLKAYLSGRVFKRETINNINDDANMDRQNMKSNLVFTPNSWLEISNNTQFINEKDKEYGGYSNGLGGLWSTTTWYNLMPFYPNFVDGIPTDIGVGTGGQGANAGLESGKSWEVRNSEEFTNTFRVLLKPLKGLQVNFDYSNRIENFSRSTRLNPFSYYSGNKLNYTTAGLNRLTEYRWKDKYNAMNLFATYEKNVAQKHQFKLLVGYNQESFDRDRIAGAMDDLLIEDLSNLALGTSMYSLSGTAENWAIQGVFGRFNYAYDNKYLLEINSRYDGSSRFPSGSRWGFFPSVSLGWQLDREHFWESIKGTIPTLKLRASYGKLGNQTVGVNTFKELMTVQQLAWLNGGSRLIGASTPAPLPNVVTWERTKSIDFGVDLGLIQNKLNVNFDWYQKDVEGMYLPGQPLPAVFGANEPRENYAALRNKGFEVGVSYQDKFDLAGSPFRFNIAVNTTNFKGIITKYNNPQGLLSSYYEGQVLGQIWGYHIDGQFQSDAEALSYQNSFQDPQLSLSKVYNDILSVSQNSEWNMLRGGDVKYVDLNGDGRIDKGDNTLANHGDIKPIGNAMPKFPFGINMSASWNNFDLSAAFAGVAKQDWYPTGDLYWGSYQRPYLSFVRKDLVDNAWTPDKKANRYPQIYRGYSSLQSGRSLYELNDYYLTNVGFLRMKNFTLGYTLPQQWTRRYKVEKLRFYFSGENLLTWNFGNLTKYIDPEQAGAMINYNSPASANDPADSSERGLLRDYPMGKTYSFGLMLTL; translated from the coding sequence ATGAAATTGTCATTAGCAATTCCTCTCTTGTTCGCTGCCAATTTACAGCTGCACGCATTTTCATTTGGCCAGACCGTCAATCTGAAGCGGAACAATGTAAAGGTGAGTGCGGTCCTGAAAGAACTGCAGAAGCAAAGTGGATACAACATTTTTTACAACGAATCGCTGATCGCAAAAGACGACCGTATCAGCGTCAGCTACCACAATATCTCTTTTGAAGAAGCCTTGAAAGATCTATTGGCCCAGCTGCAGTTATCTTATGTCAAAGCGGATAAAAATATTGTCTTGAACAAAAGAACGGATCAGGCTGTTGGCCAGGCGTCGGCTACGGAGGCTCCGCAGCTGTACCCGGTCAAAGGGTTTGTCAAAGACGAGCAGGGCCGGCCGTTGGACAATGTTACTATCAGTGAAAAAGGCAAAAAGGAGAAAACGCTCAGTCGCGAGGATGGCAGCTTTCAGATCCAGGTCAGCAGCCGTGATGCCATACTTGTATTTACGATGGTTGGCTATGAGCCGCTGGAAATGGCGCTGGCACAGCAGTCAACCTTGCATGTGACCATGAAGCCTGCCATCAATGCAATGGAAGAAGTGGTCGTCGTGGGATATGGTGTGCAGAAAAAAGCCAATCTGACGGGTGCCGTGTCGCAGGTCAATGCGGATGATATCGCGCTACGACCAAGTGCGAACATTGCAGGTACGCTCCAGGGACTTATGCCCGGCCTGAATATCCAGCTCAACAACGGAGATCCATCCAAGACACCCGATATCAATGTGCGGGGATTCAATTCCATCAACGAGGGCGGCCCGCTGGTATTGATCGACGGGATCGAAGGGAATATTACTCGGGTCAACCCCAATGATATTGAAAGTGTTTCTGTGCTGAAAGATGCCGCTTCGGCGGCCATTTATGGAGCCCGTGGTGCTTTTGGTGTCATCTTGGTGACCACAAAAAAAGGAAAGGCAGGGACAGTGAAGGTGGATTATGTCAATAATTTTGCCTGGACTACACCGGCCTCCCGTACCGACTATATCTCCGATCCCTATGTCTACGGGAAAACAGTAGATGCTGCACTGTATGGTTATAACGGCAGTTCCTATACACGTTACAATGCAATGGACTGGGAAGCGATCAAAATGGTAGCTGCAGGGGAGATTGCGCCCTTTCATGAGAAGCAGGCAGACGGAACCTATAAGTTTTTCTATAAGACCAACTGGTGGGATTACCTATTTAAAAAATATCAGCCCTCCAACTTCCATAATATCGCCATTTCAGGTGGCAGTGAAAAGTTGAAAGCCTATCTCTCCGGCCGTGTATTTAAACGCGAAACGATCAATAATATCAATGACGATGCGAATATGGACCGCCAGAATATGAAATCCAATTTGGTATTCACACCCAACAGCTGGTTGGAAATTTCAAACAATACGCAGTTCATCAACGAAAAGGATAAAGAATATGGAGGCTACAGCAATGGTCTGGGGGGGCTTTGGAGTACGACGACCTGGTATAATCTGATGCCTTTTTACCCTAATTTTGTCGATGGTATTCCAACGGATATCGGTGTGGGTACTGGCGGTCAGGGAGCCAATGCAGGGCTGGAATCGGGAAAAAGCTGGGAGGTACGCAATAGTGAAGAGTTTACCAATACCTTCCGTGTCCTGCTCAAGCCATTGAAAGGCCTACAGGTAAATTTTGATTATAGCAACCGTATCGAAAACTTTTCACGGAGCACACGCCTCAACCCCTTCAGTTACTACTCGGGCAACAAACTCAATTATACAACTGCCGGCCTCAACCGTCTGACAGAATACCGCTGGAAAGACAAGTATAACGCGATGAACCTGTTTGCGACCTACGAAAAAAATGTGGCGCAGAAGCATCAGTTCAAATTATTGGTGGGCTACAATCAGGAATCCTTTGACCGGGACCGTATCGCCGGAGCCATGGACGACCTGCTGATCGAGGATCTTTCCAACCTGGCGCTGGGGACTTCCATGTACAGCCTGAGCGGCACAGCTGAAAATTGGGCTATTCAGGGCGTATTTGGCCGTTTTAATTATGCCTACGACAATAAATACCTGCTGGAAATAAATTCACGGTATGATGGTTCATCACGGTTTCCTAGCGGGAGCCGATGGGGATTTTTCCCCTCAGTTTCATTAGGTTGGCAGCTGGATCGTGAGCACTTTTGGGAATCGATCAAAGGCACTATACCTACCTTAAAGCTCAGAGCTTCGTATGGCAAGCTCGGCAACCAGACTGTAGGGGTCAATACCTTTAAGGAATTGATGACCGTGCAGCAGTTGGCCTGGCTAAATGGGGGCTCCCGTCTTATTGGGGCAAGTACGCCGGCACCATTGCCGAACGTCGTCACCTGGGAACGGACCAAAAGCATTGACTTCGGTGTTGATCTTGGACTGATCCAGAACAAGCTAAATGTCAATTTTGACTGGTATCAGAAAGATGTCGAAGGCATGTATCTCCCGGGACAGCCGCTTCCAGCAGTATTTGGAGCTAATGAACCCCGTGAAAACTACGCTGCTTTGCGTAATAAAGGTTTTGAAGTGGGGGTAAGCTACCAGGACAAGTTTGACCTTGCCGGTTCACCCTTTCGCTTCAACATCGCTGTGAATACCACCAATTTTAAAGGGATCATTACGAAATATAATAATCCACAGGGCTTGTTGAGTTCCTATTACGAAGGACAGGTACTGGGGCAGATCTGGGGATACCATATCGACGGACAGTTTCAGTCCGACGCGGAGGCATTGAGCTACCAGAATAGTTTCCAGGACCCGCAATTGTCCCTCTCTAAAGTATATAACGATATTCTGAGTGTATCGCAAAATAGTGAGTGGAATATGTTGCGCGGTGGCGATGTGAAATACGTAGATCTCAATGGTGATGGCCGTATCGACAAAGGCGACAACACGCTTGCCAACCACGGTGATATTAAACCCATTGGCAATGCCATGCCGAAATTTCCATTTGGTATCAATATGAGTGCTTCCTGGAATAATTTTGATCTCTCGGCGGCATTTGCCGGTGTTGCCAAACAAGATTGGTACCCGACAGGGGATTTATACTGGGGTTCCTATCAGCGGCCATATCTTTCCTTTGTACGTAAAGACCTGGTAGATAATGCATGGACTCCGGACAAGAAAGCGAATAGGTATCCACAGATCTATCGGGGATACTCGTCCTTGCAGAGCGGAAGGTCGCTATATGAATTGAACGATTATTACCTGACCAATGTCGGGTTCCTGCGGATGAAAAATTTTACGTTGGGCTACACCCTGCCACAGCAATGGACACGGCGCTATAAAGTTGAAAAACTGCGGTTTTACTTCAGTGGCGAGAATCTGTTGACCTGGAACTTTGGCAATCTGACCAAGTATATAGATCCCGAACAGGCAGGTGCAATGATCAATTATAATTCGCCCGCAAGTGCCAATGATCCTGCGGACTCCTCGGAGCGGGGGCTGCTGCGGGACTATCCCATGGGTAAAACCTATTCTTTTGGTTTAATGCTTACGCTTTAA
- a CDS encoding sugar phosphate isomerase/epimerase family protein, whose protein sequence is MKQLIFIAILCCLLIPGYTYCQKQGGPDYAVGYSLDIRKIALEKLKADKAAGMDYIEIAGLGSFVNADLSLKIPQHEWLLKCDSLAIVLKKAAVKVWSVHMPFSAKIDISALDEQQRQQVIRMHLQLLEGLYRLHPQVILFHPSYYLEPNKRAARKDQLVRSVKELYPAVAKAGRQLVIENMLGPSLTVGERERPLLRTVEECQELFARFPDQVGIAVDMNHIAHPERLLLAFGARVKTLHVADGDGTKESHYLPCNGKGQNDWNTILATLEKIKYKGVFMFECHYETTMQLVQCYRQLQQNYRNTKQ, encoded by the coding sequence ATGAAACAACTTATTTTTATAGCGATCCTCTGTTGTCTATTGATCCCCGGATATACCTACTGTCAAAAACAGGGTGGACCTGATTATGCCGTTGGCTATTCGCTCGATATCCGGAAGATAGCATTGGAAAAACTAAAGGCAGACAAAGCAGCAGGTATGGACTATATCGAGATCGCGGGGCTCGGAAGCTTTGTCAATGCAGACCTCAGTTTAAAGATTCCACAGCATGAATGGTTGCTTAAATGCGATTCGTTGGCCATTGTACTGAAAAAAGCCGCGGTGAAGGTATGGTCTGTCCATATGCCCTTTTCCGCCAAAATAGATATCTCTGCGCTGGACGAACAGCAGCGGCAGCAGGTGATCCGTATGCATTTGCAGCTGCTGGAAGGCCTTTACCGTCTTCATCCGCAGGTCATCCTGTTTCACCCTTCCTATTACCTCGAGCCCAACAAACGTGCGGCCCGGAAGGATCAGCTGGTACGTTCTGTCAAGGAGTTGTACCCGGCAGTGGCTAAGGCTGGGCGGCAGCTCGTCATCGAAAATATGCTGGGGCCTTCGCTGACGGTGGGTGAGCGGGAGCGGCCCCTGCTGCGGACCGTGGAAGAATGTCAGGAACTTTTCGCGCGCTTTCCTGATCAGGTCGGCATTGCCGTCGATATGAACCATATTGCGCATCCCGAGCGCCTGCTCTTGGCTTTTGGGGCGCGCGTCAAGACACTGCATGTCGCGGATGGGGATGGAACCAAGGAAAGTCACTATTTACCCTGTAATGGCAAAGGTCAGAATGACTGGAATACCATATTGGCCACACTGGAAAAAATTAAATATAAAGGTGTATTCATGTTTGAGTGTCATTATGAAACGACAATGCAGCTGGTCCAATGTTACCGTCAGCTGCAGCAGAATTATAGGAACACAAAACAATAA